From the genome of Ptychodera flava strain L36383 chromosome 20, AS_Pfla_20210202, whole genome shotgun sequence, one region includes:
- the LOC139119944 gene encoding bifunctional UDP-N-acetylglucosamine 2-epimerase/N-acetylmannosamine kinase-like isoform X3, which produces MESRKMAYQNGFSAGSRNMSSSSLSSIERTQPIRVCVATCNRADYSKLAPIMVALRDDPDFDLKVIVMGCHLIDDYGSTYRMIEQDNIEIDSKLHTIVRGEDEAAMVESVGLALVKIPDVLLRLNPQILIVHGDRFDALSIATSAALMNIRILHVEGGEVSGTIDDSIRHSISKLAHYHACCTDRARRRLLAMCEDNERILLAGCTSYDKLLSADIKNSEHIIERWAGKGVQPKDYIIALQHPVTTDINQSLKMFELTMDALLEFNKKVILLFPNVDAGSKQMTRILRNKKIESNPNFSSAKHIPFEEFIVLVANCGCMIGNSSAGVREAGAFGTPVINLGSRQTGRETGENVMHCRDADTKAKILHALELQFQKQFPPSYIYGDGHAVSRIVSYIKEIDLSECIQKQFIFPPMADSISQDIDHILEIQSALAVDLGGTNLRVAIISKKGEIIEMFSKPTPPTNQVKMEVLLNMLVEASQKAIGHNCRILGVGVSTGGRVNPHEGLVMHSTKALDGWSDVDLRTPISSKLHLPVWVDNDGNCAALGERKFGHGKGIDDFLAIATGTGSIGGGLVLNGNLVHGSNFCAAELGHIAVSLDGPHCGCGSRGCVEAYSSGIAFTREARRLYKAGQLIVDGMKIDTNEELSGKHLVEAARLGNKHAQKVIDLGAQALGTAIVSILHLLNPSLIVLCGILGNVLVEGTRQTIEEKALPSAQGVKLAVSTLSEPALLGAASLVLEYATRRLY; this is translated from the exons ATGGAAAGCCGAAAG ATGGCCTACCAGAACGGCTTTAGTGCCGGATCCAGAAACATGTCTTCTTCAAGTCTTTCAAGCATTGAAAGAACCCAGCCAATAAGAGTATGCGTTGCAACCTGTAACCGTGCGGATTACTCCAAGCTGGCACCCATCATGGTAGCATTGAGAGATGATCCCGACTTTGATCTCAAAGTGATAGTCATGGGGTGCCATCTCATTGACGATTATGG gTCAACGTACCGAATGATTGAGCAGGACAACATTGAAATAGATTCTAAATTACACACAATAGTCAGAGGTGAAGATGAGGCTGCCATGGTTGAATCAGTTGGCCTTGCCCTGGTGAAAATACCCGATGTGCTGCTACGACTGAACCCACAAATTTTGATCGTCCACGGGGACAGATTTGATGCACTGTCCATAGCGACATCAGCTGCTCTGATGAACATCCGAATCTTGCACGTGGAAGGCGGTGAAGTCAGCGGCACCATTGATGACAGTATACGACACTCGATATCCAAACTTGCACATTACCATGCATGCTGTACAGACCGTGCTCGTCGTCGACTTCTGGCAATGTGCGAGGACAATGAGAGAATACTCCTGGCAGGGTGTACATCTTATGATAAACTGTTGAGTGCAGACATTAAGAACAGCGAACATATCATCGAGAGATGGGCCGGCAAGGGAGTGCAACCCAAAGATTACATTATTGCACTCCAGCATCCTGTGACCACAGATATCAACCAATCTCTGAAAATGTTTGAACTCACTATGGATGCTCTCCTTGAGTTCAACAAGAAAGTCATACTACTCTTCCCGAATGTTGATGCAG GAAGTAAACAAATGACTCGTATACTCCGAAACAAAAAGATTGAATCCAATCCTAATTTTTCGAGCGCTAAGCACATACCGTTTGAAGAGTTCATAGTGCTGGTGGCCAACTGTGGCTGCATGATCGGTAACAGCAGCGCTGGCGTGAGAGAGGCTGGGGCATTTGGCACGCCCGTGATCAACCTAGGATCTAGACAGACTGGCAGAGAGACTGGTGAAAATGTCATGCACTGCAGGGATGCAGATACTAAAGCCAAGATTCTCCATGCATTGGAGTTGCAGTTTCAAAAACAGTTCCCTCC TTCATACATCTATGGTGATGGCCACGCTGTGTCCAGGATAGTATCGTACATCAAAGAAATAGACTTATCAGAGTGTATACAGAAACAGTTTATCTTTCCTCCTATGGCTGACAGCATAAGCCAAGACATTGACCACATCCTAGAAATCCAAAGTGCCTTGGCTGTTGATCTTGGCGGCACGAATCTCAGAGTGGCTATCATCAGCAAGAAG GGAGAGATAATTGAAATGTTCTCCAAACCCACCCCACCAACCAACCAGGTTAAGATGGAAGTCTTACTGAATATGCTGGTGGAAGCATCCCAAAAAGCCATCGGTCACAACTGCAGAATTTTGGGCGTGG GTGTTAGCACTGGAGGGCGTGTGAACCCACATGAAGGTCTAGTGATGCACTCTACCAAAGCTTTGGATG GATGGAGCGACGTTGATCTGCGAACTCCAATTTCATCCAAACTACACCTTCCAGTGTGGGTTGACAATGACGGAAACTGTGCGGCCTTGGGTGAGAGAAAATTTGGTCACGGCAAAGGCATTGATGATTTTCTCGCCATTGCTACTGGAACAGGTA GTATTGGAGGGGGACTTGTTCTGAACGGCAATCTTGTACATGGTAGTAACTTCTGTGCCGCAGAGCTTGGTCATATAGCCGTCAGCTTGGATGGACCACATTGTGGCTGTGGCAGCCGTGGATGTGTTGAAGCCTACAGTTCTGGCATTGCCTTCACAAGAGAGGCACGCAGGCTGTATAAAG CTGGGCAGCTTATAGTTGATGGGATGAAGATTGACACCAATGAGGAGTTGAGTGGTAAACATCTTGTAGAAGCGGCAAGGCTTGGAAACAAACACGCCCAGAAAGTTATCGACCTAG GTGCACAAGCACTGGGTACAGCCATTGTCAGCATCTTACACCTTCTGAATCCATCACTGATTGTCCTCTGTGGGATACTCGGGAATGTCCTCGTGGAAGGAACCCGGCAAACCATCGAAGAGAAAGCCCTTCCATCAGCCCAGGGTGTCAAACTGGCCGTGTCTACCCTGAGTGAGCCTGCCCTCCTCGGAGCAGCTAGTTTGGTGTTGGAATATGCCACCAGGCGTTTGTATTAA
- the LOC139119944 gene encoding bifunctional UDP-N-acetylglucosamine 2-epimerase/N-acetylmannosamine kinase-like isoform X4: MESRKMAYQNGFSAGSRNMSSSSLSSIERTQPIRVCVATCNRADYSKLAPIMVALRDDPDFDLKVIVMGCHLIDDYGSTYRMIEQDNIEIDSKLHTIVRGEDEAAMVESVGLALVKIPDVLLRLNPQILIVHGDRFDALSIATSAALMNIRILHVEGGEVSGTIDDSIRHSISKLAHYHACCTDRARRRLLAMCEDNERILLAGCTSYDKLLSADIKNSEHIIERWAGKGVQPKDYIIALQHPVTTDINQSLKMFELTMDALLEFNKKVILLFPNVDAGSKQMTRILRNKKIESNPNFSSAKHIPFEEFIVLVANCGCMIGNSSAGVREAGAFGTPVINLGSRQTGRETGENVMHCRDADTKAKILHALELQFQKQFPPSYIYGDGHAVSRIVSYIKEIDLSECIQKQFIFPPMADSISQDIDHILEIQSALAVDLGGTNLRVAIISKKGEIIEMFSKPTPPTNQVKMEVLLNMLVEASQKAIGHNCRILGVGVSTGGRVNPHEGLVMHSTKALDGWSDVDLRTPISSKLHLPVWVDNDGNCAALGERKFGHGKGIDDFLAIATGTGIGGGLVLNGNLVHGSNFCAAELGHIAVSLDGPHCGCGSRGCVEAYSSGIAFTREARRLYKAGQLIVDGMKIDTNEELSGKHLVEAARLGNKHAQKVIDLGAQALGTAIVSILHLLNPSLIVLCGILGNVLVEGTRQTIEEKALPSAQGVKLAVSTLSEPALLGAASLVLEYATRRLY, from the exons ATGGAAAGCCGAAAG ATGGCCTACCAGAACGGCTTTAGTGCCGGATCCAGAAACATGTCTTCTTCAAGTCTTTCAAGCATTGAAAGAACCCAGCCAATAAGAGTATGCGTTGCAACCTGTAACCGTGCGGATTACTCCAAGCTGGCACCCATCATGGTAGCATTGAGAGATGATCCCGACTTTGATCTCAAAGTGATAGTCATGGGGTGCCATCTCATTGACGATTATGG gTCAACGTACCGAATGATTGAGCAGGACAACATTGAAATAGATTCTAAATTACACACAATAGTCAGAGGTGAAGATGAGGCTGCCATGGTTGAATCAGTTGGCCTTGCCCTGGTGAAAATACCCGATGTGCTGCTACGACTGAACCCACAAATTTTGATCGTCCACGGGGACAGATTTGATGCACTGTCCATAGCGACATCAGCTGCTCTGATGAACATCCGAATCTTGCACGTGGAAGGCGGTGAAGTCAGCGGCACCATTGATGACAGTATACGACACTCGATATCCAAACTTGCACATTACCATGCATGCTGTACAGACCGTGCTCGTCGTCGACTTCTGGCAATGTGCGAGGACAATGAGAGAATACTCCTGGCAGGGTGTACATCTTATGATAAACTGTTGAGTGCAGACATTAAGAACAGCGAACATATCATCGAGAGATGGGCCGGCAAGGGAGTGCAACCCAAAGATTACATTATTGCACTCCAGCATCCTGTGACCACAGATATCAACCAATCTCTGAAAATGTTTGAACTCACTATGGATGCTCTCCTTGAGTTCAACAAGAAAGTCATACTACTCTTCCCGAATGTTGATGCAG GAAGTAAACAAATGACTCGTATACTCCGAAACAAAAAGATTGAATCCAATCCTAATTTTTCGAGCGCTAAGCACATACCGTTTGAAGAGTTCATAGTGCTGGTGGCCAACTGTGGCTGCATGATCGGTAACAGCAGCGCTGGCGTGAGAGAGGCTGGGGCATTTGGCACGCCCGTGATCAACCTAGGATCTAGACAGACTGGCAGAGAGACTGGTGAAAATGTCATGCACTGCAGGGATGCAGATACTAAAGCCAAGATTCTCCATGCATTGGAGTTGCAGTTTCAAAAACAGTTCCCTCC TTCATACATCTATGGTGATGGCCACGCTGTGTCCAGGATAGTATCGTACATCAAAGAAATAGACTTATCAGAGTGTATACAGAAACAGTTTATCTTTCCTCCTATGGCTGACAGCATAAGCCAAGACATTGACCACATCCTAGAAATCCAAAGTGCCTTGGCTGTTGATCTTGGCGGCACGAATCTCAGAGTGGCTATCATCAGCAAGAAG GGAGAGATAATTGAAATGTTCTCCAAACCCACCCCACCAACCAACCAGGTTAAGATGGAAGTCTTACTGAATATGCTGGTGGAAGCATCCCAAAAAGCCATCGGTCACAACTGCAGAATTTTGGGCGTGG GTGTTAGCACTGGAGGGCGTGTGAACCCACATGAAGGTCTAGTGATGCACTCTACCAAAGCTTTGGATG GATGGAGCGACGTTGATCTGCGAACTCCAATTTCATCCAAACTACACCTTCCAGTGTGGGTTGACAATGACGGAAACTGTGCGGCCTTGGGTGAGAGAAAATTTGGTCACGGCAAAGGCATTGATGATTTTCTCGCCATTGCTACTGGAACAG GTATTGGAGGGGGACTTGTTCTGAACGGCAATCTTGTACATGGTAGTAACTTCTGTGCCGCAGAGCTTGGTCATATAGCCGTCAGCTTGGATGGACCACATTGTGGCTGTGGCAGCCGTGGATGTGTTGAAGCCTACAGTTCTGGCATTGCCTTCACAAGAGAGGCACGCAGGCTGTATAAAG CTGGGCAGCTTATAGTTGATGGGATGAAGATTGACACCAATGAGGAGTTGAGTGGTAAACATCTTGTAGAAGCGGCAAGGCTTGGAAACAAACACGCCCAGAAAGTTATCGACCTAG GTGCACAAGCACTGGGTACAGCCATTGTCAGCATCTTACACCTTCTGAATCCATCACTGATTGTCCTCTGTGGGATACTCGGGAATGTCCTCGTGGAAGGAACCCGGCAAACCATCGAAGAGAAAGCCCTTCCATCAGCCCAGGGTGTCAAACTGGCCGTGTCTACCCTGAGTGAGCCTGCCCTCCTCGGAGCAGCTAGTTTGGTGTTGGAATATGCCACCAGGCGTTTGTATTAA
- the LOC139119944 gene encoding bifunctional UDP-N-acetylglucosamine 2-epimerase/N-acetylmannosamine kinase-like isoform X2 — translation MNGFETAQRGAATRDNRRGLHTGIGRFVRDSMDRKKDPHDMAYQNGFSAGSRNMSSSSLSSIERTQPIRVCVATCNRADYSKLAPIMVALRDDPDFDLKVIVMGCHLIDDYGSTYRMIEQDNIEIDSKLHTIVRGEDEAAMVESVGLALVKIPDVLLRLNPQILIVHGDRFDALSIATSAALMNIRILHVEGGEVSGTIDDSIRHSISKLAHYHACCTDRARRRLLAMCEDNERILLAGCTSYDKLLSADIKNSEHIIERWAGKGVQPKDYIIALQHPVTTDINQSLKMFELTMDALLEFNKKVILLFPNVDAGSKQMTRILRNKKIESNPNFSSAKHIPFEEFIVLVANCGCMIGNSSAGVREAGAFGTPVINLGSRQTGRETGENVMHCRDADTKAKILHALELQFQKQFPPSYIYGDGHAVSRIVSYIKEIDLSECIQKQFIFPPMADSISQDIDHILEIQSALAVDLGGTNLRVAIISKKGEIIEMFSKPTPPTNQVKMEVLLNMLVEASQKAIGHNCRILGVGVSTGGRVNPHEGLVMHSTKALDGWSDVDLRTPISSKLHLPVWVDNDGNCAALGERKFGHGKGIDDFLAIATGTGIGGGLVLNGNLVHGSNFCAAELGHIAVSLDGPHCGCGSRGCVEAYSSGIAFTREARRLYKAGQLIVDGMKIDTNEELSGKHLVEAARLGNKHAQKVIDLGAQALGTAIVSILHLLNPSLIVLCGILGNVLVEGTRQTIEEKALPSAQGVKLAVSTLSEPALLGAASLVLEYATRRLY, via the exons ATGAATGGCTTCGAGACAGCACAG CGTGGTGCTGCTACGCGTGATAATCGAAGAGGTCTTCACACTGGTATCGGCAGATTTGTGAGAGACTCCATGGACCGCAAAAAGGATCCACACGAT ATGGCCTACCAGAACGGCTTTAGTGCCGGATCCAGAAACATGTCTTCTTCAAGTCTTTCAAGCATTGAAAGAACCCAGCCAATAAGAGTATGCGTTGCAACCTGTAACCGTGCGGATTACTCCAAGCTGGCACCCATCATGGTAGCATTGAGAGATGATCCCGACTTTGATCTCAAAGTGATAGTCATGGGGTGCCATCTCATTGACGATTATGG gTCAACGTACCGAATGATTGAGCAGGACAACATTGAAATAGATTCTAAATTACACACAATAGTCAGAGGTGAAGATGAGGCTGCCATGGTTGAATCAGTTGGCCTTGCCCTGGTGAAAATACCCGATGTGCTGCTACGACTGAACCCACAAATTTTGATCGTCCACGGGGACAGATTTGATGCACTGTCCATAGCGACATCAGCTGCTCTGATGAACATCCGAATCTTGCACGTGGAAGGCGGTGAAGTCAGCGGCACCATTGATGACAGTATACGACACTCGATATCCAAACTTGCACATTACCATGCATGCTGTACAGACCGTGCTCGTCGTCGACTTCTGGCAATGTGCGAGGACAATGAGAGAATACTCCTGGCAGGGTGTACATCTTATGATAAACTGTTGAGTGCAGACATTAAGAACAGCGAACATATCATCGAGAGATGGGCCGGCAAGGGAGTGCAACCCAAAGATTACATTATTGCACTCCAGCATCCTGTGACCACAGATATCAACCAATCTCTGAAAATGTTTGAACTCACTATGGATGCTCTCCTTGAGTTCAACAAGAAAGTCATACTACTCTTCCCGAATGTTGATGCAG GAAGTAAACAAATGACTCGTATACTCCGAAACAAAAAGATTGAATCCAATCCTAATTTTTCGAGCGCTAAGCACATACCGTTTGAAGAGTTCATAGTGCTGGTGGCCAACTGTGGCTGCATGATCGGTAACAGCAGCGCTGGCGTGAGAGAGGCTGGGGCATTTGGCACGCCCGTGATCAACCTAGGATCTAGACAGACTGGCAGAGAGACTGGTGAAAATGTCATGCACTGCAGGGATGCAGATACTAAAGCCAAGATTCTCCATGCATTGGAGTTGCAGTTTCAAAAACAGTTCCCTCC TTCATACATCTATGGTGATGGCCACGCTGTGTCCAGGATAGTATCGTACATCAAAGAAATAGACTTATCAGAGTGTATACAGAAACAGTTTATCTTTCCTCCTATGGCTGACAGCATAAGCCAAGACATTGACCACATCCTAGAAATCCAAAGTGCCTTGGCTGTTGATCTTGGCGGCACGAATCTCAGAGTGGCTATCATCAGCAAGAAG GGAGAGATAATTGAAATGTTCTCCAAACCCACCCCACCAACCAACCAGGTTAAGATGGAAGTCTTACTGAATATGCTGGTGGAAGCATCCCAAAAAGCCATCGGTCACAACTGCAGAATTTTGGGCGTGG GTGTTAGCACTGGAGGGCGTGTGAACCCACATGAAGGTCTAGTGATGCACTCTACCAAAGCTTTGGATG GATGGAGCGACGTTGATCTGCGAACTCCAATTTCATCCAAACTACACCTTCCAGTGTGGGTTGACAATGACGGAAACTGTGCGGCCTTGGGTGAGAGAAAATTTGGTCACGGCAAAGGCATTGATGATTTTCTCGCCATTGCTACTGGAACAG GTATTGGAGGGGGACTTGTTCTGAACGGCAATCTTGTACATGGTAGTAACTTCTGTGCCGCAGAGCTTGGTCATATAGCCGTCAGCTTGGATGGACCACATTGTGGCTGTGGCAGCCGTGGATGTGTTGAAGCCTACAGTTCTGGCATTGCCTTCACAAGAGAGGCACGCAGGCTGTATAAAG CTGGGCAGCTTATAGTTGATGGGATGAAGATTGACACCAATGAGGAGTTGAGTGGTAAACATCTTGTAGAAGCGGCAAGGCTTGGAAACAAACACGCCCAGAAAGTTATCGACCTAG GTGCACAAGCACTGGGTACAGCCATTGTCAGCATCTTACACCTTCTGAATCCATCACTGATTGTCCTCTGTGGGATACTCGGGAATGTCCTCGTGGAAGGAACCCGGCAAACCATCGAAGAGAAAGCCCTTCCATCAGCCCAGGGTGTCAAACTGGCCGTGTCTACCCTGAGTGAGCCTGCCCTCCTCGGAGCAGCTAGTTTGGTGTTGGAATATGCCACCAGGCGTTTGTATTAA
- the LOC139119944 gene encoding bifunctional UDP-N-acetylglucosamine 2-epimerase/N-acetylmannosamine kinase-like isoform X1, whose product MNGFETAQRGAATRDNRRGLHTGIGRFVRDSMDRKKDPHDMAYQNGFSAGSRNMSSSSLSSIERTQPIRVCVATCNRADYSKLAPIMVALRDDPDFDLKVIVMGCHLIDDYGSTYRMIEQDNIEIDSKLHTIVRGEDEAAMVESVGLALVKIPDVLLRLNPQILIVHGDRFDALSIATSAALMNIRILHVEGGEVSGTIDDSIRHSISKLAHYHACCTDRARRRLLAMCEDNERILLAGCTSYDKLLSADIKNSEHIIERWAGKGVQPKDYIIALQHPVTTDINQSLKMFELTMDALLEFNKKVILLFPNVDAGSKQMTRILRNKKIESNPNFSSAKHIPFEEFIVLVANCGCMIGNSSAGVREAGAFGTPVINLGSRQTGRETGENVMHCRDADTKAKILHALELQFQKQFPPSYIYGDGHAVSRIVSYIKEIDLSECIQKQFIFPPMADSISQDIDHILEIQSALAVDLGGTNLRVAIISKKGEIIEMFSKPTPPTNQVKMEVLLNMLVEASQKAIGHNCRILGVGVSTGGRVNPHEGLVMHSTKALDGWSDVDLRTPISSKLHLPVWVDNDGNCAALGERKFGHGKGIDDFLAIATGTGSIGGGLVLNGNLVHGSNFCAAELGHIAVSLDGPHCGCGSRGCVEAYSSGIAFTREARRLYKAGQLIVDGMKIDTNEELSGKHLVEAARLGNKHAQKVIDLGAQALGTAIVSILHLLNPSLIVLCGILGNVLVEGTRQTIEEKALPSAQGVKLAVSTLSEPALLGAASLVLEYATRRLY is encoded by the exons ATGAATGGCTTCGAGACAGCACAG CGTGGTGCTGCTACGCGTGATAATCGAAGAGGTCTTCACACTGGTATCGGCAGATTTGTGAGAGACTCCATGGACCGCAAAAAGGATCCACACGAT ATGGCCTACCAGAACGGCTTTAGTGCCGGATCCAGAAACATGTCTTCTTCAAGTCTTTCAAGCATTGAAAGAACCCAGCCAATAAGAGTATGCGTTGCAACCTGTAACCGTGCGGATTACTCCAAGCTGGCACCCATCATGGTAGCATTGAGAGATGATCCCGACTTTGATCTCAAAGTGATAGTCATGGGGTGCCATCTCATTGACGATTATGG gTCAACGTACCGAATGATTGAGCAGGACAACATTGAAATAGATTCTAAATTACACACAATAGTCAGAGGTGAAGATGAGGCTGCCATGGTTGAATCAGTTGGCCTTGCCCTGGTGAAAATACCCGATGTGCTGCTACGACTGAACCCACAAATTTTGATCGTCCACGGGGACAGATTTGATGCACTGTCCATAGCGACATCAGCTGCTCTGATGAACATCCGAATCTTGCACGTGGAAGGCGGTGAAGTCAGCGGCACCATTGATGACAGTATACGACACTCGATATCCAAACTTGCACATTACCATGCATGCTGTACAGACCGTGCTCGTCGTCGACTTCTGGCAATGTGCGAGGACAATGAGAGAATACTCCTGGCAGGGTGTACATCTTATGATAAACTGTTGAGTGCAGACATTAAGAACAGCGAACATATCATCGAGAGATGGGCCGGCAAGGGAGTGCAACCCAAAGATTACATTATTGCACTCCAGCATCCTGTGACCACAGATATCAACCAATCTCTGAAAATGTTTGAACTCACTATGGATGCTCTCCTTGAGTTCAACAAGAAAGTCATACTACTCTTCCCGAATGTTGATGCAG GAAGTAAACAAATGACTCGTATACTCCGAAACAAAAAGATTGAATCCAATCCTAATTTTTCGAGCGCTAAGCACATACCGTTTGAAGAGTTCATAGTGCTGGTGGCCAACTGTGGCTGCATGATCGGTAACAGCAGCGCTGGCGTGAGAGAGGCTGGGGCATTTGGCACGCCCGTGATCAACCTAGGATCTAGACAGACTGGCAGAGAGACTGGTGAAAATGTCATGCACTGCAGGGATGCAGATACTAAAGCCAAGATTCTCCATGCATTGGAGTTGCAGTTTCAAAAACAGTTCCCTCC TTCATACATCTATGGTGATGGCCACGCTGTGTCCAGGATAGTATCGTACATCAAAGAAATAGACTTATCAGAGTGTATACAGAAACAGTTTATCTTTCCTCCTATGGCTGACAGCATAAGCCAAGACATTGACCACATCCTAGAAATCCAAAGTGCCTTGGCTGTTGATCTTGGCGGCACGAATCTCAGAGTGGCTATCATCAGCAAGAAG GGAGAGATAATTGAAATGTTCTCCAAACCCACCCCACCAACCAACCAGGTTAAGATGGAAGTCTTACTGAATATGCTGGTGGAAGCATCCCAAAAAGCCATCGGTCACAACTGCAGAATTTTGGGCGTGG GTGTTAGCACTGGAGGGCGTGTGAACCCACATGAAGGTCTAGTGATGCACTCTACCAAAGCTTTGGATG GATGGAGCGACGTTGATCTGCGAACTCCAATTTCATCCAAACTACACCTTCCAGTGTGGGTTGACAATGACGGAAACTGTGCGGCCTTGGGTGAGAGAAAATTTGGTCACGGCAAAGGCATTGATGATTTTCTCGCCATTGCTACTGGAACAGGTA GTATTGGAGGGGGACTTGTTCTGAACGGCAATCTTGTACATGGTAGTAACTTCTGTGCCGCAGAGCTTGGTCATATAGCCGTCAGCTTGGATGGACCACATTGTGGCTGTGGCAGCCGTGGATGTGTTGAAGCCTACAGTTCTGGCATTGCCTTCACAAGAGAGGCACGCAGGCTGTATAAAG CTGGGCAGCTTATAGTTGATGGGATGAAGATTGACACCAATGAGGAGTTGAGTGGTAAACATCTTGTAGAAGCGGCAAGGCTTGGAAACAAACACGCCCAGAAAGTTATCGACCTAG GTGCACAAGCACTGGGTACAGCCATTGTCAGCATCTTACACCTTCTGAATCCATCACTGATTGTCCTCTGTGGGATACTCGGGAATGTCCTCGTGGAAGGAACCCGGCAAACCATCGAAGAGAAAGCCCTTCCATCAGCCCAGGGTGTCAAACTGGCCGTGTCTACCCTGAGTGAGCCTGCCCTCCTCGGAGCAGCTAGTTTGGTGTTGGAATATGCCACCAGGCGTTTGTATTAA